AACTATGTCTTAATCCGCCCAATTTCTTCTGAAATTCTCTCCAAATCCTTTTTTCTGCTTTCAATGTGCATTTTTATCTTTTTTTATTCTACTTCTCTTCTTCTATCTTTCTTTAATTTCCCATTTTGCAGGACTCTATTTTCATTTTTTGCTTTAACACTTTCTGCTATTTCTTTCTTATATTCTTTCACCTTCTCTTTTATTTCTGAGAATTTGACTCCCAAGATTTGTGCAGCTAAAATCCCTGCGTTCTTAGCTCCTGCCTTGCCAACAGCTACAGTTGCAACTGGCACGCCAGACGGCATCTGAACTATGGACAAGAGAGAATCCAATCCTCCAGACAACTGCGTTTGCATAGGGACGCCTATCACTGGAAGTGGAGTAAGTGAAGCAATTACACCTGCTAAATGCGCTGCTCCACCTGCACCGGCAATGATTACCTCTAAACCTCGTTCTTCAGCACTAGAGGCATACTCATGAGCCCTTTGTGGCGTGCGGTGAGCCGAAATAATGTTTATCTCATAAACTATACCAAATTTATCGAAAATATTAGCTGTCTCTTGCATCACCGGCAAATCAGAATCACTGCCCATAACGATTCCTACAAGAATCTTCTTATCCATTTTTGTTGACCTCCTCTTTTTTACTATTGACATTCCCCCTAATCCAAATAGCTGCTTCATAAATATCATTGGCAATAAAATCAGGCTCCTTTGACAATTCCTGTCTATGTTTCTTGCCATGGCCTGTCAACAGATATACAGAACCTGCCCCGACTCTGGCTGCCATTTCTATATCATGCGGATGATCACCTATCATATAAGAATTTACCAAATCAATATCATAATTTTTCTCCGCTTGCCTTAAGAAATATGGGCTGGGTTTGCGGCAGATACAATTTTTTTCTTTTGTATGCGGACAATAATAAATGTGTTTTATGGTGATGTCCTCATCTTTAAGAAGTGTTTCAAAATATTTGTTAAATTGTAGGAACTCTTCCTCACTAAAAACTTTCTTCCCAATTCCTGACTGGTTAGTAACAATAAAAAGTAAAAATCTTTCCTGTAAAATCTTTAACGCCTTAATAGCGCCAGAAATAAAGATAAGTTTTTCGGGAGAACAAAAATCTCCCACATCTTCATTTATTGTTCCGTCTCTGTCTAAAAATACCGCCTTATTCATTTTTATATCCAGATTAATCTTTTTGGTAATTTCATTTTGCTTTAGGAAGATTAGGTGGTTTTAAAAACAAAAACGTGATTACACCTCCTGCTGCGGCTAATATACCTGCAACAGTAAAGGCAAATAGGTAACTCCCTGT
The sequence above is drawn from the bacterium genome and encodes:
- the purE gene encoding 5-(carboxyamino)imidazole ribonucleotide mutase; its protein translation is MDKKILVGIVMGSDSDLPVMQETANIFDKFGIVYEINIISAHRTPQRAHEYASSAEERGLEVIIAGAGGAAHLAGVIASLTPLPVIGVPMQTQLSGGLDSLLSIVQMPSGVPVATVAVGKAGAKNAGILAAQILGVKFSEIKEKVKEYKKEIAESVKAKNENRVLQNGKLKKDRRREVE
- a CDS encoding HAD family hydrolase → MNKAVFLDRDGTINEDVGDFCSPEKLIFISGAIKALKILQERFLLFIVTNQSGIGKKVFSEEEFLQFNKYFETLLKDEDITIKHIYYCPHTKEKNCICRKPSPYFLRQAEKNYDIDLVNSYMIGDHPHDIEMAARVGAGSVYLLTGHGKKHRQELSKEPDFIANDIYEAAIWIRGNVNSKKEEVNKNG